The Panicum hallii strain FIL2 chromosome 9, PHallii_v3.1, whole genome shotgun sequence genome has a window encoding:
- the LOC112875441 gene encoding ubiquitin-fold modifier-conjugating enzyme 1 — protein sequence MEGWDKGTKSTVGEIPLLTTRAGPRDGEAWRQRLKEEYRALIAYTSVNKAKDNDWFRIAAANPEGTRWEGTCWYVHNLRRYEFPLQFDIPVAYPQVAPEIELPTLDGKTHKMYRGGKICLTVHFKPLWAKNSPRFGIAHALCLGLAPWLAAEVPILVDSGMVKHKDDEAAPADASASAAPSS from the exons ATGGAGGGTTGGGACAAGGGGACGAAGAGCACGGTGGGCGAGATTCCGCTGCTGACTACACGGGCGGGTCCGCGGGATGGCGAGGCGTGGCGGCAGCGGCTGAAGGAGGAGTACCGCGCGCTGATCGCCTACACGTCGGTGAACAAGGCCAAGGACAACGACTGGTtccgcatcgccgccgccaACCCGGAGGGCACCCGCTGGGAGGGCACCTGCTGGTACGTCCACAACCTCCGCCGCTACGAGTTCCCTCTCCAGTTCGACATCCCCGTCGCCTACCCCCAGGTCGCCCCCGAGATCGAGCTCCCCACTCTCGACGGCAAGACCCACAAG ATGTACAGGGGAGGGAAGATCTGCCTCACCGTGCACTTCAAGCCGCTGTGGGCCAAGAACTCCCCGAGGTTCGGGATTGCGCACGCGCTGTGCCTTGGCCTCGCGCCGTGGCTCGCGGCGGAGGTCCCGATCCTGGTTGACTCGGGCATGGTGAAGCACAAGGATGATGAGGCGGCTCCTGCCGATGcatctgcctctgctgctcctTCTTCCTAG
- the LOC112874705 gene encoding protein MOS2-like — protein sequence MEKEKKLSFSISSSKQRPPKPPSRPGAAADDDDAGPRSASAPAQQFVTEFDPSQTLAASGAPRAVIAPLPNSGNFLTHRPRKPSSLPTPEEEAALAAESGGGGPSFVLDTSNAPDDPSSNIPYGLTLRNGATEAAAAKESEKASQPAPPPAPPATADTAPAGDLMLRRYKEDMATLPDHRGIDEFNEIAVEGFGAALLAGYGWTEGKGIGRNNKGDTKVVEYNRRAGTQGLGYNPSEADPRKTRSGDWIVGEKKASENGSAKKRDRDSRHKMDDSDSSARKKRSGEQRAEKEARGKERNGRDSREGTSNGNDTRSKAIRWLQSHIRVRVVSEKLSKRLYLMKGKVVDVVGPTTCDIMMDDGSLVQGVEQDMLETVLPRTNGRVLVLYGKQKGMYGHLVEKNSEEEIGLVEDADTKDIVRIRYDQMAEYTGDPELLGY from the coding sequence atggagaaggagaagaagctCTCGTTCTCCATCTCCTCCTCCAAGCAGCGGCCGCCCAAGCCTCCCTCACGCCCCGGGGCCGCCGCGGACGACGATGACGCTGGCCCCCGCTCCGCGTCCGCCCCGGCACAGCAGTTCGTCACCGAGTTCGACCCgtcccaaaccctagccgcctccGGCGCGCCGCGCGCCGTCATCGCGCCGCTCCCCAACTCCGGAAACTTCCTCACCCACCGCCCCCGCAAGCCGTCCTCGCTCCCCACCCCCGAGGAGGAGGCCGCCCTCGCAGCGGAATCCGGCGGCGGGGGACCCTCGTTCGTGCTCGACACCTCCAACGCCCCCGACGACCCATCATCCAACATCCCCTACGGCCTCACCCTCCGCAACGGCGCaaccgaggccgccgccgccaaggaATCGGAGAAGGCGTCACAACCGGCaccgcctccagctcctccaGCCACAGCTGATACCGCCCCGGCCGGCGATCTCATGCTGCGGCGGTACAAGGAGGACATGGCCACCCTTCCGGACCACCGTGGCATCGACGAGTTCAACGAGATAGCCGTGGAGGGATTCGGCGCGGCGCTCCTGGCTGGATACGGCTGGACAGAGGGTAAGGGCATTGGTAGGAACAATAAGGGGGATACCAAGGTTGTTGAGTACAACCGCCGTGCTGGCACACAGGGGTTAGGCTACAACCCCTCTGAGGCTGACCCTCGCAAGACTCGCTCTGGTGACTGGATTGTTGGCGAGAAGAAGGCGTCCGAGAATGGGTCTGCGAAGAAGAGGGACAGAGATAGTAGACATAAGATGGATGATAGTGATTCTAGTGCCCGGAAGAAGAGATCAGGTGAGCAAAGGGCTGAGAAGGAGGCCCGTGGAAAGGAGAGGAATGGACGGGATAGCCGAGAAGGCACAAGTAATGGCAATGATACTCGTAGCAAGGCCATCCGGTGGTTACAGAGCCATATCAGGGTTCGCGTAGTTAGTGAGAAGTTGAGTAAGAGGCTGTACTTGATGAAGGGTAAGGTCGTGGATGTAGTGGGACCAACAACATGCGACATTATGATGGATGATGGATCACTGGTGCAGGGGGTGGAACAGGATATGCTTGAAACAGTACTTCCACGGACAAACGGGCGAGTGCTTGTGCTCTATGGGAAGCAGAAGGGTATGTATGGGCACCTGGTCGAGAAGAATTCTGAAGAGGAGATTGGACTGGTGGAGGATGCAGATACAAAAGATATAGTGCGAATTAGATATGACCAGATGGCAGAATACACTGGAGACCCAGAGCTGCTTGgttactga
- the LOC112876879 gene encoding serine/threonine-protein kinase WAG1-like, which yields MHMEAPPPMDAAHDPAPFSPLFSDAALSPHFPPALAATDAAALDLSFTSTASASTSSFTTATTFSARSSLSLPSFSSSTSLSPRPHSSAASPHWAHLAAARAATPDGVLRLAHLHLIRELGHGHLARVFLCRLKSSPPASPLFALKVVDLRDDDPSRVSHVLAESRVLSSLDHPFVPTLYARLDAGRYACFLMDYCSGGDLHAVLRRRPGGRLPVAAARFYAAEVLLALEYLHALGFVYRDLKPENVLLRGDGHVVLSDFDLALPASVEPAVRRRQVRKQSRGRKSILLPSCFSGANGGGGVDDELEIEAKERFEFVAEPTSASSKDCVGTHEYLAPELVSGSGHGNGVDWWAFGVFLYELVYGRTPFKGHTKEVTLKNILSKHVTYPQLDGEADAAQLRDLVGRLLERDPRRRMGAARGAAEIKRHPFFAGVDWALIRCVAPPVVPDKEAAAPADRKAAKLGSWSSMGSNCSSKKRKSSSFNGRRSNCEERQGVFRKLMSWSQESRPSKTKTTTVNRVKMTV from the coding sequence ATGCACAtggaagcgccgccgccaatgGACGCGGCCCACGACCCCGCGCCCTTCTCCCCGCTCTTCTCCGACGCCGCCCTCTCCCCGCACTTCCCGCCGGCGCTCGCGGCCACGGACGCCGCCGCGCTCGACCTCTCCTTCacctccaccgcctccgcctccacctcctccttcaccaccgccaccaccttCAGCGCGCGGAGCTCGCTGTCGCTgccctccttctcctcctccacctcgcTCTCCCCGCGCCCGCACTCCTCCGCCGCGTCCCCGCACTGGgcgcacctcgccgccgcgcgcgccgccacgcCCGACGGCGTGCTCCGCCTCGCGCACCTCCACCTCATCCGCGAGCTCGGCCACGGCCACCTCGCGCGCGTCTTCCTCTGCCGCCTCAAGAGCTCCCCGCCGGCGTCCCCGCTCTTCGCGCTCAAGGTTGTCGACCTTCGCGACGACGACCCGTCAAGGGTCTCCCACGTCCTCGCCGAGTCGCGCGTCCTCTCATCGCTCGACCACCCCTTCGTGCCCACGCTCTACGCGCGCCTCGATGCCGGGAGATACGCGTGCTTCCTCATGGACTACTGCTCCGGGGGTGACCTCCACGCGGTGCTCCGGCGCCGCCCCGGTGGACGCCTGCCCGTCGCCGCGGCGAGGTTCTACGCCGCGGAGGTGCTGCTCGCGCTCGAGTACCTCCACGCCCTCGGCTTCGTCTACCGCGACCTCAAGCCAGAGAACGTCCTCCTCCGGGGCGACGGCCACGTCGTGCTCTCCGACTTCGACCTCGCGCTCCCGGCGTCCGTCGAGCCCGCCGTCCGCCGGCGCCAGGTGCGGAAGCAGAGCCGGGGCAGGAAGAGCATCCTGCTGCCATCGTGCTTCTCTGGCgccaatggcggcggcggcgtcgacgaCGAGTTGGAGATCGAGGCGAAGGAGCGGTTCGAGTTCGTGGCCGAGCCGACGTCGGCGAGCTCCAAGGACTGCGTGGGCACGCACGAGTACCTCGCGCCGGAGCTCGTGAGCGGGAGCGGCCACGGCAACGGCGTCGACTGGTGGGCCTTCGGCGTGTTCCTCTACGAGCTCGTCTACGGCCGCACGCCCTTCAAGGGCCACACCAAGGAGGTCACCCTCAAGAACATCCTATCCAAGCATGTTACCTACCCGCagctcgacggcgaggccgacgCGGCCCAGCTGCGGGACCTCGTGGGGCGGCTCCTCGAGCGGGACCCGCGCCGCCGCATGGGCGccgcccgcggcgccgccgagATCAAGCGCCACCCGTTCTTCGCGGGCGTGGACTGGGCGCTGATACGGTGCGTGGCGCCCCCCGTGGTGCCGGACAAGgaggccgccgctcccgccgACAGGAAGGCGGCGAAGCTCGGGAGCTGGAGCAGCATGGGCAGCAACTGCAGCAGCAAGAAGCGGAAGAGCAGCAGCTTCAACGGGAGGCGGTCGAATTGCGAGGAGAGGCAGGGGGTCTTCCGCAAGCTCATGAGCtggagccaggagagccgaccCAGCAAGACCAAGACGACGACGGTGAACAGAGTAAAAATGACAGTCTGA